One segment of Gopherus flavomarginatus isolate rGopFla2 chromosome 8, rGopFla2.mat.asm, whole genome shotgun sequence DNA contains the following:
- the LOC127056836 gene encoding syntaxin-3-like, whose product MKDRLEELRIRVNEDEDSLDIDDTLSFDNPVFKEDETNPMSKIFQDVSDLSLGLSKLEELSESIHKKQQRVLCCTTEESVYEEKKELSNIKASFTSQAKVIQPQLYGIQDTLSRDSKPWLAGYRIHQNQLSVLISRYRDIITHHYAKEMEYVEKLKEQIIRQTELAGLSLREEDINQLVESPVAPRIVGQDLEVLKAKQHLAMAQVRHQQLLDLEAQISELHSLFLHLEMLVSEQHEVINNIEYNVLHTLDYVSQSNEEVKKALKYERQSRISAALSAVLGLCACCMCLSCAAGTV is encoded by the coding sequence ATGAAGGACAGACTGGAGGAATTGAGGATCCGAGTTAATGAAGATGAGGACTCTTTGGATATTGATGATACTCTCTCATTTGATAATCCTGTTTTCAAGGAGGATGAGACCAATCCCATGAGCAAAATATTCCAGGACGTGTCAGATCTCTCACTGGGCCTGAGTAAACTGGAGGAGTTATCAGAGAGCATCCACAAGAAGCAGCAGCGGGTGCTGTGCTGCACCACCGAGGAGAGCGTTTATGAAGAAAAGAAAGAGCTAAGTAACATTAAAGCCTCCTTCACTAGTCAGGCTAAAGTCATCCAGCCTCAGCTCTATGGGATTCAAGACACACTGTCCCGAGACAGCAAACCGTGGCTGGCAGGATACCGCATCCACCAGAACCAGCTCTCTGTCCTAATCAGCAGGTACCGAGACATCATCACTCACCATTATGCCAAGGAGATGGAGTACGTGGAGAAGTTGAAGGAGCAGATCATTAGGCAAACTGAGCTGGCAGGCTTAAGCCTACGTGAAGAGGACATTAATCAGCTAGTGGAAAGCCCTGTGGCTCCTCGGATTGTGGGCCAGGACCTGGAAGTGCTCAAGGCCAAGCAGCACTTGGCCATGGCCCAAGTACGCCACCAACAACTGCTGGACCTAGAGGCCCAGATCAGTGAGCTGCACTCACTCTTCCTGCACTTGGAGATGCTGGTTTCAGAGCAGCATGAGGTCATCAATAACATTGAGTACAACGTCCTGCATACCCTTGATTACGTGTCTCAGTCCAACGAGGAGGTGAAGAAAGCCCTGAAGTACGAGCGCCAGTCGCGGATCTCGGCAGCACTGTCGGCAGTGCTGGGCCTCTGTGCCTGTTGCATGTGCTTATCATGCGCAGCTGGCACAGTGTAG